A genome region from Natronosalvus rutilus includes the following:
- a CDS encoding DUF7509 family protein — MGEITRDVIVDRLGSVKYDRFLFYLMGPYKSFNLNYVLSEEERRDIDIEDLPGPLRRLFRSKDEIDGAQALLRRVQGALRADPGVNAFLALDPEIDTDDVDAVTQSLEYTRCSNATAFVVPFLGHNFGVGEEAGSILETLSETHGDRLVFVHEDDVTSAMIRSARVRWDLRVETYETEAELVDRLRRFAGGIMQRERRGSLERLD; from the coding sequence ATGGGCGAGATTACGCGCGACGTGATCGTCGATCGGCTGGGGTCCGTGAAGTACGATCGGTTTCTCTTCTACCTAATGGGACCGTACAAGTCGTTCAACCTCAACTACGTCTTGAGCGAGGAGGAGCGTCGAGACATCGACATCGAGGACCTCCCCGGGCCGTTACGCCGGCTGTTCCGGAGCAAAGACGAGATAGACGGGGCGCAGGCACTGTTGCGGCGCGTACAGGGAGCGCTGCGAGCCGACCCAGGAGTCAACGCGTTTCTGGCGCTCGATCCCGAGATCGACACCGACGACGTGGACGCGGTGACCCAGAGCCTCGAGTACACGCGGTGTAGCAACGCGACGGCGTTCGTCGTGCCGTTTCTCGGCCACAACTTCGGCGTGGGCGAGGAGGCCGGAAGCATCCTCGAGACGCTCTCGGAAACCCACGGCGACCGGCTGGTCTTCGTTCACGAGGACGACGTGACGAGCGCGATGATCCGCTCGGCGAGAGTTCGATGGGACCTGCGAGTCGAAACTTACGAAACGGAGGCCGAACTGGTCGACCGGCTCCGGCGGTTCGCGGGCGGCATCATGCAACGGGAACGACGCGGTTCCCTCGAGCGGTTGGATTGA
- the arcS gene encoding archaeosine synthase subunit alpha, which yields MTDYFEVHARDGAARLGELRLETPRTTPALVGDLLQDGGSLWAADRGVPNGDESSLTVLPHRGFPGGTAEPVRESFAVDYPDVSYPSVAVISSASPADEGTDAYAVSNVQSIVGHGAALVEAVVSVREAIPSDTALFFSGVATPRNVALLAYAGVDCFDAARATIKGTQGKYLTTESEYFLEDLEELPCSCPACQGPRDEFTRADCAEHNRNALAAELAVVRQRIRDGRLRDYVEGQVRQEQWLTAAMRELDAQWTYLEERTPILRKADLDAATEDTLRRVEIQRFADRVTSRYRNRFDAPLVLVPCSARKPYSESQSHSQFHRAIQWRAHLVSMTSPIGVVPQELETTYPAQHYDTVVTGRWSADEKGFVTRVLRRYLERNAYPRIVAHVPDEGYHDIVERVQDELDLKVTYTVDRGAHPTDDESLANLSDALSGESAYQKREREHNTIRALADYLLGDGAGDDLFEEFRTTSHYPRLQIRDTDSEETQLATMVPQYGTLSFTLEGARRWVASDAPTKRLEIDGFVPQGSVLAPGVVDADDDIRVGDEVVVEGPKAFGIGRAGMFGREMVESTRGVACEIRHVEEKD from the coding sequence ATGACCGACTACTTCGAAGTCCACGCGCGCGACGGGGCCGCGCGCCTGGGCGAACTCCGCCTCGAGACGCCGCGGACGACCCCGGCGCTCGTCGGCGACCTGCTTCAGGACGGCGGCTCGCTGTGGGCGGCCGACCGCGGCGTTCCGAACGGCGACGAGTCTTCGCTGACCGTCCTTCCCCACCGCGGTTTCCCCGGTGGGACGGCCGAACCCGTCCGTGAGTCGTTCGCCGTCGACTACCCCGACGTTTCGTACCCGAGCGTCGCCGTGATCTCGAGCGCGAGCCCCGCCGACGAGGGAACCGACGCCTACGCCGTCTCCAACGTGCAGTCGATCGTCGGCCACGGGGCCGCACTCGTCGAGGCCGTGGTGTCGGTCCGAGAGGCCATCCCGTCCGACACCGCACTATTCTTCTCGGGCGTCGCGACCCCCCGAAACGTCGCACTCCTCGCCTACGCGGGCGTCGACTGTTTCGACGCCGCCAGGGCGACGATCAAGGGCACCCAGGGAAAGTACCTCACCACCGAGAGCGAGTACTTCCTCGAGGACCTCGAGGAACTGCCGTGTTCGTGCCCGGCCTGCCAGGGTCCCCGCGACGAGTTCACGCGAGCGGACTGCGCCGAGCACAACCGGAACGCCCTGGCCGCGGAACTCGCGGTCGTTCGCCAGCGGATTCGAGACGGCCGCCTGCGCGACTACGTCGAGGGCCAGGTTCGCCAGGAACAGTGGCTCACCGCCGCGATGCGCGAACTCGACGCGCAGTGGACCTACCTCGAGGAACGAACGCCCATCCTCCGGAAAGCGGACCTCGACGCGGCGACCGAAGACACCCTCCGGCGGGTCGAAATACAGCGCTTCGCCGACCGGGTAACCAGCCGCTACCGCAACCGGTTCGACGCGCCGCTCGTGCTCGTACCCTGTTCGGCCCGGAAACCCTACAGCGAGTCCCAGAGCCACAGCCAGTTCCACCGGGCAATCCAGTGGCGCGCTCACCTCGTCTCGATGACCTCGCCCATTGGTGTCGTCCCTCAGGAACTCGAGACGACCTACCCGGCCCAGCACTACGACACCGTCGTGACGGGTCGTTGGTCCGCCGACGAGAAAGGATTCGTCACTCGGGTCCTCCGGCGCTACCTCGAGCGAAACGCGTACCCGCGAATCGTCGCCCACGTGCCCGACGAGGGCTACCACGACATCGTCGAGCGCGTTCAGGACGAACTCGACCTCAAGGTGACTTACACGGTTGACCGGGGCGCCCACCCGACCGACGACGAGTCCCTGGCGAACCTGAGCGACGCCCTCTCCGGCGAGTCCGCGTACCAGAAGCGCGAACGCGAGCACAACACCATCCGGGCGCTCGCGGACTACCTGCTCGGCGACGGCGCCGGCGACGACCTTTTCGAGGAGTTCCGAACGACGAGTCACTATCCGCGACTCCAGATTCGAGATACCGATTCCGAGGAAACGCAACTGGCGACGATGGTCCCCCAGTACGGCACCCTGTCGTTCACGCTCGAGGGGGCGAGACGCTGGGTCGCGAGCGACGCGCCGACGAAGCGCCTCGAGATCGACGGTTTCGTCCCGCAAGGCAGCGTCCTGGCGCCGGGGGTCGTCGACGCCGACGACGACATTAGAGTCGGCGACGAGGTCGTCGTCGAGGGACCGAAGGCCTTCGGCATCGGTCGCGCCGGGATGTTCGGCCGCGAGATGGTCGAGAGCACGCGCGGCGTGGCCTGTGAGATTCGCCACGTCGAGGAGAAAGACTAA